The Helicobacteraceae bacterium genome includes the window GAAAATCTATTCGCCGTTTAGCTATACTTCTTTTTAGCTTGGTCGTAAGACTTAAGCGCTAGGCGAGCAATTTCCCTAGTCGCGCTTATGAAACGCGAGTTGTCAAGGTTAGAGAGAGGCTCTGACGCCGCGCCAAATAAGTCGATAAACTGAACCGAACGCAAACTCTTTCTTTATTATATATCGGCGACGGGGAAATTGCAATCCTAGTCTTTAATTTTTTTGTTTAATTTTTGCCTTTTTATCCCAAATAAGCCGTTTTTCGCCCGCCGACCAACTCTCGCGCAAAAAATAAAACCGCCGATTGCGATCGCTCTAATCGGCGTTTTATTTGTCTTGAATTATGATAGATCGTTGTAAAAGAAGGAGAACTGAATGGAAAAAACCGCGATCAAAATAAACGGAATGCACTGTCGCCGTTGCGTCGAATCGGTAACTAAGGCGCTTGAGCCTTTCGCTACGCAGATCGTAGTCGATCTCGATAACGGCGAAGCGGCTTTTGTCTATGACCCGCAAAAAACCGATCTTGAAGAAATCAAATCCGCGATCGACGATATAGGCTTCGAGGTAGCGGACTAAACCAAATTCGGAGGTTCGACTCCTTCCGCCGTTTCGCGGTTTTTGGCGCTAAATACGTTGG containing:
- a CDS encoding heavy-metal-associated domain-containing protein: MEKTAIKINGMHCRRCVESVTKALEPFATQIVVDLDNGEAAFVYDPQKTDLEEIKSAIDDIGFEVAD